From one Idiomarina sp. X4 genomic stretch:
- a CDS encoding EAL domain-containing protein — MTLPTKVWKCTYACFLLLFTGLAYSETDVPPLLQVQNGHFITTADGLPSNYVDDVANGPQGFLWASTAKDLVRYDGEQFTSVNDINFIEKPSSARLLGTKDRLWAADKDRLWILSSNHSWASFALPNHNQRTVQLNHISSAKNNRLLLATTENLIIFDAQTHSFKEQPLRYSGQPITGIRFISFHNDWFWLSTVAGGIYVWDGSSENVFSITKSNPITDKLDAKNLYALTSFNDNLWLATDNGIKVLNDELRKAPTPEAIEKLNEVIVDIKVHDKQLFVATEKAIYTLNYGALKQLTTDGITGKLTFNVNGDLYIATASNGLYEIPTNYAPAILKSFTRPNKLSGNTQSYLPGSLKQASTFSRVNNHNYWVESDLGIVHYDFAKEEIIEIVNPPNQEQIKDIEAYSDNVYLLTLSHQLYRYNTVTQTWLPMPLNYSPTDNFWLTRLGDTLWLHSDKAAFPINDFSEIGSKQTINNAPSLFYSSLAIDTKQMNKALNTWFSIPFFSPVEELIYRYRLDSDSDKWAYLTHSELPLRLEQSIPGTYQLTVQASIDGENWSAESQTSYRISHSFWSTPYAYISYLAISFLLLVIVIALYRHKLKRINTVIASLDGQAKALRFSRSQYWQWDLSTGELLRQHIWPQCPAFPVDGRRLKSPQSTSSNIHPSDVLRMQSALDKHLNGDSEYYECSYRINNNGNWLWVLDQGCLERTNGSAVMHGTLSDVSSLVSSQDRIDMLAASITNISDGICIFDRFFKKVEVNKAFERILGYPREQVLSKSFHLDLYSEEFTNQIKRTVIKEGTWRGELSDLKADGSEFLMELTLDAVHDDEGDLSFIVASFSDVTERQRTESELRRLSNTDTLTGLPNRSYFQVSHSNLVRKKVSHTLLLFDLDDFKKINDSLGHEVGDDLLCLVAERLMDISRRQDTLYRLGGDEFGLLIEDSTDLHLIGDLAHKINRTIAEPYSVNNHDIVIGSSIGIVLFPHDGITSQELLQKADMAMYHAKQRGGNCYQFFSQSMNENAVQRLKLENQLRVALKNNGVEVYYQPKIEVHTGHISGIEALARIKSEDGSQISPADFIPLAEETGLIIELGEQVLRQSCQAMKTFMQYAGSPKTIAINLSARQFMQSGLALQIESILREESLQPRHVEFEITEGMVMSDPERAIIMMENLSDMGVKLALDDFGTGYSSLAYLKRFPMDSLKIDKAFIDDITTSPKDRSMVASIIGMAHNLGLKVIAEGVESEAQLEQLKSLECEYIQGFYYAKPMPADDFIEFIKQHTADVIDV; from the coding sequence ATGACTTTGCCAACAAAGGTGTGGAAGTGCACCTACGCATGCTTTTTACTTTTGTTTACCGGCTTAGCCTATTCCGAGACCGATGTTCCACCACTCCTTCAGGTACAGAATGGGCATTTCATTACGACGGCTGACGGCTTACCTAGTAACTATGTGGACGATGTAGCGAACGGTCCTCAAGGCTTTCTTTGGGCATCAACAGCGAAAGATCTTGTTCGATACGATGGCGAGCAGTTTACTTCAGTTAACGATATTAATTTCATAGAAAAGCCTTCCTCAGCTCGGTTGTTGGGCACTAAAGATCGACTATGGGCTGCAGACAAGGATCGCTTGTGGATACTATCATCCAATCACTCATGGGCGTCATTTGCCTTGCCCAACCACAACCAGAGAACGGTACAGCTGAACCATATTAGTTCCGCGAAGAACAACCGACTGCTTTTAGCAACAACGGAAAACCTGATTATTTTCGACGCACAAACTCACTCCTTCAAAGAGCAGCCTCTCAGATACAGCGGTCAACCCATTACAGGTATCCGTTTTATCAGTTTTCATAACGATTGGTTCTGGTTAAGCACGGTGGCAGGCGGGATCTACGTTTGGGATGGCTCGTCCGAAAATGTATTTTCAATTACAAAGAGCAACCCGATTACAGACAAACTAGACGCAAAGAATCTATACGCCTTGACGTCTTTTAACGATAATCTTTGGCTTGCCACAGATAATGGCATCAAAGTACTCAATGATGAATTACGAAAAGCGCCTACGCCTGAAGCGATAGAAAAACTCAACGAAGTTATTGTTGATATAAAGGTTCACGATAAGCAGTTATTTGTTGCAACCGAAAAAGCCATTTACACGTTGAATTACGGAGCATTAAAGCAACTAACTACTGACGGCATTACGGGCAAGTTAACATTCAATGTTAACGGCGATTTATACATTGCAACCGCGTCTAACGGACTTTATGAAATTCCGACAAACTATGCGCCGGCCATCCTGAAAAGTTTTACGAGGCCCAATAAACTGAGCGGAAATACTCAATCTTACTTACCCGGCTCGCTCAAACAAGCAAGCACTTTCAGTCGAGTGAACAATCACAATTATTGGGTCGAATCCGACTTAGGCATTGTCCACTATGATTTCGCCAAAGAAGAAATCATCGAAATCGTAAATCCCCCAAACCAAGAACAAATAAAAGACATAGAAGCCTACTCAGACAATGTTTATTTACTCACATTAAGTCATCAACTGTATCGGTATAACACTGTCACCCAGACCTGGCTGCCAATGCCCCTAAATTATTCTCCAACGGATAATTTTTGGCTTACACGTCTAGGCGATACACTTTGGCTTCATTCTGACAAAGCAGCGTTCCCAATAAATGACTTTTCAGAAATTGGCTCAAAACAAACAATAAATAATGCACCATCATTGTTTTATTCATCGCTCGCTATTGATACAAAACAAATGAATAAGGCGCTCAACACCTGGTTTTCCATTCCATTCTTTAGTCCAGTGGAAGAACTCATTTATCGCTACAGACTCGACAGTGACTCCGACAAATGGGCTTATCTGACTCATTCTGAGCTACCGCTGCGTCTTGAACAATCAATACCCGGCACCTATCAGTTAACCGTTCAGGCCTCTATTGATGGCGAAAATTGGTCTGCTGAAAGCCAAACAAGTTATCGCATTTCTCATTCATTCTGGAGTACGCCGTACGCTTATATTAGTTACCTAGCCATTAGTTTTTTGCTACTGGTCATAGTGATAGCCTTGTACCGCCATAAATTGAAACGTATCAATACCGTCATTGCCTCTCTCGACGGACAGGCAAAAGCGTTACGGTTTAGCCGCAGTCAATATTGGCAATGGGATTTATCGACAGGTGAACTTTTAAGGCAGCATATCTGGCCACAGTGCCCAGCTTTTCCTGTCGACGGCCGCCGCTTGAAGTCCCCACAAAGTACCTCGTCAAACATCCATCCCAGCGATGTTCTTCGCATGCAGTCCGCACTGGACAAGCATTTGAACGGCGACTCTGAGTATTATGAGTGTTCTTACCGTATCAACAACAATGGCAACTGGCTTTGGGTGCTTGATCAAGGCTGTCTCGAGCGTACCAATGGCTCTGCAGTGATGCACGGTACATTGAGTGACGTAAGTAGTCTCGTTAGCTCACAAGACCGAATTGATATGCTGGCAGCGTCCATCACCAATATTTCTGACGGTATTTGTATTTTCGATCGCTTCTTCAAGAAAGTAGAGGTCAACAAAGCCTTTGAGCGCATACTGGGGTACCCGCGGGAACAGGTTTTGAGTAAAAGTTTTCACCTCGACTTATACTCTGAAGAATTTACCAACCAGATTAAGCGTACAGTCATCAAAGAAGGTACCTGGCGTGGTGAGTTAAGCGACCTAAAAGCTGACGGCAGTGAGTTTTTAATGGAGTTAACCTTAGACGCGGTCCATGATGATGAAGGCGACTTATCTTTCATCGTTGCCAGCTTCTCTGATGTTACTGAGCGCCAGCGCACGGAAAGCGAGCTTCGCCGCTTATCAAATACTGACACCTTAACCGGTTTGCCTAACCGCTCATACTTTCAGGTAAGTCACTCGAACTTAGTGCGTAAAAAAGTCTCTCACACCCTGCTGTTGTTTGACTTAGATGACTTTAAAAAGATAAACGACTCGCTGGGGCATGAAGTTGGTGATGATTTGCTCTGCCTGGTTGCTGAGCGGCTTATGGATATTAGTCGACGGCAGGATACACTTTACCGACTGGGTGGTGATGAGTTCGGGTTATTGATCGAAGACAGTACTGACTTGCATCTTATCGGTGACTTAGCGCACAAAATTAACCGCACCATTGCAGAGCCCTATTCTGTTAACAATCACGATATTGTTATTGGCAGTTCCATTGGTATTGTCCTGTTTCCACATGACGGCATTACCTCACAAGAACTTCTTCAAAAAGCCGATATGGCGATGTATCACGCCAAACAGCGCGGCGGAAATTGCTATCAGTTTTTCAGCCAGTCGATGAATGAGAACGCCGTGCAGCGACTGAAGCTGGAAAACCAACTGCGCGTCGCTTTGAAAAATAATGGCGTTGAAGTTTACTATCAACCAAAGATTGAGGTTCATACTGGACACATATCCGGTATAGAAGCGCTGGCAAGAATAAAAAGTGAGGACGGCTCTCAGATAAGCCCGGCTGACTTCATTCCTTTGGCGGAGGAAACGGGCTTGATTATTGAGCTTGGGGAACAAGTTTTACGTCAATCATGCCAAGCGATGAAAACCTTCATGCAGTATGCTGGGTCGCCAAAAACCATTGCAATTAACCTGTCGGCTCGCCAGTTTATGCAATCTGGTCTGGCATTGCAGATAGAGAGTATATTGCGTGAAGAGTCCCTACAGCCGCGCCATGTTGAGTTTGAAATAACCGAAGGCATGGTCATGAGCGACCCTGAACGCGCGATTATTATGATGGAGAACCTGTCTGATATGGGAGTTAAGCTGGCCCTTGATGATTTTGGAACGGGCTATTCGTCACTTGCTTACCTTAAGCGGTTCCCGATGGACAGCTTAAAGATAGACAAAGCCTTTATTGATGACATAACCACCAGCCCGAAAGACCGCAGCATGGTAGCCTCAATTATTGGTATGGCTCATAATCTCGGTCTGAAAGTGATTGCCGAAGGAGTTGAATCTGAAGCTCAGCTGGAGCAATTAAAAAGCCTTGAATGCGAATACATCCAAGGCTTTTATTATGCGAAACCAATGCCTGCTGACGACTTTATTGAGTTTATCAAACAGCACACAGCAGACGTGATTGACGTTTAA
- a CDS encoding insulinase family protein, whose protein sequence is MANSSTPDELVRVVRSPSDKRDYQHLVLENQLKVLLVHCPDSSKAAASMAVNAGHFDDPPHTQGLAHFLEHMFFMGSQSYPEPSSFNDFLSAHGGQHNAWTGTEFTNFHFDCNANALETALERFASILKEPLFSNEWVQKEKQSIESEFRLKQKDELRRLYQVHKVTANQDHPFSQFSVGNLNTLKDDKHGTLQQKLIQFYQDHYSANQMQLVVAGPQPLNELADIIQQLFADIQNHKKPKLSIKAPLYTAKQKGLFLQVRPLKKAYRLILTFPLPGIDRDYRNKTTSFIAHIVGYEGPGSLFNCLRDKGWINSLSAGGGISGSNFKDFNVNIQLTESGRKNITTILQWVFAYLDKINTDGIEDWRYQERKITSELSFLYQEPTPVGELVSQLSINAFHYSKADIIYGDYRMDGLDHDYAAKLLALMTPAHSRITLIAPDVETNQKAPIYDTEYSVIKLTDSQLDLFSQPPRDFYAVLPKRNRFINDRLHPQPLESEKALPTCLSSSDLMELWHLQDNEFRVPKGHIYLALKLPAVTSSAYYFAIARLWSEIIIDALNDDLYDAEVAGLHFNIYPTQQGIVIHTTGLSEGQLPLMSHLMKRALLLKFAHRRFRDIKHTLVANWQSAHQNQPLNKLFAELNQQLQPGLFRLPELANQLLSLSFREFTQALEKMFEPVYIQAFMHGDWQSQQADKLATLIRENLPTQRAAAKDRETVKRVGDFSNKTLEVPCSHSDNAVLFYQQGNNDSEQEQVCYMLLQQLVHQPFFHDIRTRKQLGYAAGSQYFPIQRLPGILFFIQSNTASTDRLNSEILNSLEQLFVLLDSTTLKAWHHSKSVLEQQIRTRDRSLRVKSQRLWGAIQLRDTSFNRQLRLLDALNKYQLADWLSDIKQKLSQNSGWLRLQTTSQGK, encoded by the coding sequence ATGGCGAACTCCTCAACGCCTGATGAGCTCGTCCGTGTTGTCCGAAGTCCCAGTGACAAACGTGACTATCAGCACTTGGTTTTAGAAAACCAACTTAAAGTGCTGCTAGTCCATTGTCCTGACAGTTCCAAGGCTGCTGCATCAATGGCCGTAAACGCAGGCCACTTTGATGATCCACCTCATACTCAAGGCCTCGCTCATTTTTTAGAACACATGTTTTTTATGGGCAGCCAGTCTTACCCAGAACCGAGTTCATTCAATGACTTTCTTAGTGCACATGGCGGCCAGCATAACGCCTGGACAGGTACAGAGTTCACGAATTTTCATTTTGACTGCAACGCCAACGCTCTGGAAACCGCTTTAGAACGCTTCGCATCAATATTAAAAGAGCCTTTATTTTCTAATGAGTGGGTGCAAAAAGAAAAACAATCAATCGAGTCAGAGTTTCGGTTAAAGCAAAAAGATGAACTACGTCGGCTTTACCAGGTTCATAAAGTCACGGCGAATCAAGACCATCCTTTTTCCCAATTCTCTGTCGGAAACCTGAACACATTAAAAGATGATAAACACGGCACCTTACAACAAAAGTTAATTCAGTTTTATCAAGACCACTATAGTGCCAATCAAATGCAGTTGGTGGTTGCCGGACCGCAACCATTAAACGAGCTAGCTGACATTATTCAACAGCTTTTTGCTGACATACAAAACCACAAAAAGCCCAAGCTATCGATTAAAGCTCCGCTTTATACCGCCAAGCAAAAAGGACTCTTTTTGCAGGTTAGACCGTTAAAAAAAGCCTACCGCCTAATTTTAACTTTTCCATTGCCAGGCATAGATCGAGATTATCGAAATAAGACCACCAGCTTTATTGCCCATATTGTTGGTTACGAGGGCCCAGGCAGTTTATTTAACTGCTTGCGTGACAAGGGCTGGATAAACTCTTTGTCTGCCGGCGGCGGTATTAGCGGCAGTAACTTTAAAGACTTTAATGTCAATATTCAGCTAACGGAGTCGGGTCGCAAAAATATTACGACGATACTCCAGTGGGTTTTCGCCTACTTAGACAAAATCAATACTGACGGAATTGAAGACTGGCGTTACCAGGAGAGGAAAATCACATCAGAACTGAGCTTTTTGTATCAGGAGCCAACTCCTGTTGGTGAGTTAGTTAGTCAGTTAAGCATTAACGCCTTTCACTACAGCAAAGCCGATATCATTTACGGTGATTACAGAATGGATGGGCTCGATCATGATTACGCGGCAAAGCTTTTAGCCCTCATGACGCCAGCGCATAGCCGCATTACTTTAATCGCACCAGATGTTGAAACGAACCAAAAGGCGCCGATTTACGATACCGAATACAGCGTAATAAAGCTCACCGACTCTCAGTTAGATCTATTCAGTCAGCCCCCTCGTGACTTCTATGCTGTGTTGCCTAAACGCAATCGCTTTATAAACGACCGGCTACACCCTCAACCCCTGGAATCAGAAAAAGCATTACCGACGTGCCTCTCAAGTTCAGACTTAATGGAGCTTTGGCACTTACAAGATAACGAATTCAGGGTGCCAAAAGGTCATATTTATTTGGCTCTCAAGCTACCAGCTGTCACCAGCTCAGCCTATTATTTTGCTATAGCAAGGCTTTGGTCAGAAATTATCATTGATGCGTTAAACGATGACCTCTATGACGCTGAAGTTGCCGGGTTGCATTTTAATATCTACCCCACTCAACAGGGGATTGTTATTCATACTACCGGGCTATCCGAAGGGCAACTGCCTTTAATGTCACATTTAATGAAACGAGCATTGCTATTAAAGTTCGCTCATCGTCGCTTCCGGGATATCAAACACACATTGGTCGCCAATTGGCAGTCGGCTCATCAAAATCAACCTCTAAACAAACTCTTTGCAGAGCTAAACCAACAATTACAGCCCGGACTATTTAGACTACCTGAGCTGGCAAATCAGCTACTGTCTCTGTCATTTCGTGAGTTTACTCAGGCATTAGAAAAAATGTTTGAACCTGTCTATATACAGGCCTTTATGCACGGAGACTGGCAGAGCCAACAGGCCGATAAACTCGCAACACTCATTCGTGAAAACCTACCCACACAGCGTGCGGCTGCAAAAGACAGAGAGACAGTAAAAAGGGTCGGCGATTTTTCTAATAAAACGCTGGAAGTGCCCTGCTCTCACTCAGATAACGCCGTGTTGTTTTACCAACAAGGTAATAATGACAGTGAACAAGAGCAGGTATGCTACATGCTGCTGCAACAACTGGTGCATCAACCCTTCTTTCACGATATTCGCACCAGGAAGCAGCTTGGCTATGCAGCAGGAAGTCAATATTTTCCGATACAACGATTACCAGGCATTCTCTTCTTTATTCAGTCAAACACAGCTTCAACTGACAGACTGAATAGTGAAATTTTAAACAGTCTGGAGCAACTCTTTGTCCTACTGGACTCAACAACCCTGAAAGCCTGGCATCACAGTAAGTCCGTGCTGGAGCAACAAATTCGCACTCGAGACAGAAGTTTACGGGTTAAAAGTCAGCGTTTATGGGGCGCAATACAGCTCCGCGATACCTCATTTAATCGGCAGTTAAGACTCCTTGACGCATTGAACAAATATCAACTGGCTGACTGGCTGTCTGACATAAAACAAAAATTGTCACAAAATTCAGGGTGGCTAAGACTTCAAACTACCTCGCAAGGCAAGTAA